A stretch of DNA from Toxotes jaculatrix isolate fToxJac2 chromosome 15, fToxJac2.pri, whole genome shotgun sequence:
aaTGATGCTCTGCAAACATTTAACCACACCTGAAAAAGCCCAGGGCGCAGTTTACTACTACAGTGGAAAGTAATGTGAATTACTATATGTAATGATATGACTATGACAGGTCGTGCTATAATTCCACTTAGAAACCATTCCCACACACTGCTTTATATGTACCACACTCATCAGCCTGTAAACAGCAGTACACCTACACAGCTATTCACTGTTgtgtactgtattttaaaaacaactggTATGAGTGTTTAATCCACAGCACAGGCAGTCTGAATGATACGGATGCTGTCAGCTCCCAGCATGTGAATACTGTGTCTAACTTTTACACTCACTCTCCGACATtgtaaaacacatacataccGACATTAAGTGTGAGGGTTTCAGGCTCCGGAGCAGAACGCCGGTCGGTGCAGATCACACCAGGCAGAAGATAAACTTTCAGGGAAGAAAATCGGAGAAGGGTGAGTTTCCGGGAAAGCTCGTGACGTTTGTTGATTTCTCGACTCACTCGCTGCAGATTTCACTGGTTGCACAACTTCCCACAGCAGCGACCAACaccgactgactgactgctctCCACTCACCATACTGATGACAACAGCTCCGCCCGCTGGATAAAAGTGGGACAACACTTTGTAGtgctctgctgttgttttgtcgAAATGTCCTGGGACGGTGGTGCTCAATATGTGGTCTGCGGACCAGTCGTGGACCCCAATGTCATCTTAGCCTAAAAATGAAACTggaagatgtttttatttttatacaacGTTTATTTATTAAGTTTTAGTTTAAATTGAATGTCAGTTATTTGTCTTTTAGAagtatttaattcattttgtatAGGTTAAGTTGTTTAAATTGACTTCCTGTTAAAATAAGCTTGCTTTACCAAACTATATGGGTCATTCCGCCAAAAGAGTGCAATTTGCTCGTTGTTActctttaaaattaaatttcatttttcattccattTCAATATAGAATTTAGTAATATACACATTTACTCATTCAAAATGAGTACTGGTCAGTTGGGGTTCCCgtttattttcagaaatgtatACCTTTTACATTTCATCCCATGTTTTCCTGGAACTCAGTCATGGCAAGATCATAGGTGTGACTGAAAAGATACTGAAGATACTAAATAAAGATACTAAATCAGTGGTTGTTAATCTTACTATCAGGATTATTATTACTTGCCtggatggctgtgtgtgtgtgtgtgtgtgtgccacacaaatacatttaaaatatttaatattcacAGCACATAAAAGGTTTTTAGACATTCAGACAAGAGAAATGTGCTTATAtgaataaaaagtcaaacaatcaTAATCTGAATGCTgatgtcaaaataaatatttgtacacAATTTACAGCACATAAGAATCTCACAaatttatatatgtataaatattgtTTGATACAAAAGTTATGAAACAGCTGAATAGCACGAATATAGTCGAGACTTTGCGTTTTTAAAGCATCTGTATCAGATAGTGTTTACATCTGAAATGTTACCATATAATCTGATGAATGAGATCCCCTAAAGATCTTTAATTCCTTCAATTGTCCCTCTTTTTATGAGTTGGAGATGATGGTGATATCTGCAGCACAGTGAAATGAGAGGTACTTCACCCGCCAACAATTACTGTTGTTAAAATATCACAAATTACTGTAATAAAAGGCTTAACAAGTCAGGCAATGGCGTCTGAAACAATATCTCATTATGTGATACATCATTAGGTCCTCCATGTGATTGCCTGTGTTGGAGTAAATTCATCCCAGTGTAAAAACATGTCATGTAGTGAAGCAGCATAGGAGTGTAACATTTCTGTCCCTGAGTGGTTTCAAGACCTGCGAGGCTCAAGTCCATGAGACAGCTGAGTTAGCGTCCTTTGGTTGTCGATCACATTGAGCTGACGAACGTAAGTCCAGACTTCTGGGTGGTTCTTGCTGGCCAGAGGTGAATCTGGACCTGATTAAAGCGAAAATATGGATAGTGTTGGAGAAAACATGACAAATTGTGAGAAAAAAGCTCAActtttttctcaaaaaaaaaaaaaatatatatatatatatgaaatatttCTGCCAACTGatgattcatttctgttttcaccaCTAAGAAACGATCCTTTGGAACTTACTGAATGGCTGGCTCCGACAGTATCTCACTATCTTCACTGTGTTAGCTATCATTCgctgaaagacagacagctaTGATCAGCAATAGATATCAGATATCATTAACTGATAAATTAAAGATTTACACCAATTGTTAGAGAACAATGTGCATCTTCAGAGCCTCACCATTTTTTCAAAATTGACCAAGTTGTCAATAAAAGTCTTGTTGCCCTCATGAGTGAATGtcatgtctggaaaaaaaataatgaagtgCCGTAAGTGATAAAGTTAGAACAAAGGGGGGCATCAGTTAAgcaattcaacaacaacacaactacAATGTGCTGGTAGGAATGATgctacattaaaaataaaataaatggctTTGACCTTTGATCAGCAGAGGCATGAAGGGAATAATGGGAGGCTCCAGCTTGGAAACTGTCAGTCGGTACGCTCGGTGGTTCCTGGACGGGTCCTGTGGAAACAGTCACACTGTTCTGATATCTACTGGCACTGTGTTAAATGGATCCATCACTGTCCCGGCTGCTGCTAAACCCACACTCACCAGCTAACAGGGCAGCAATCCTGATGATTTTCTACTCAGTATTTGCTCGTACTAAAAGCAAAACTACTCAAAGATagacattttgaaatgaaaaagcatGACCAAGGGTACAAAATGAGTTGTTTCTGCTTACCATCAAGTTTTCAAATTCACTGTAAAACTTCTTGAATTTGCTGGGAAGTTTCTGTGAACACAAATGACAGAGGAGGTTAACTTGCAATTAAGATATTAGTCATTTTGAACTGGCACAGTAGACATATACCCACCTCCCAGGTCTGACTCAGCCTGCTCACTGCTGGGTTACTCAGGCCCATAATAATAGCAAAGAAGGTGTTTAGATTCCTGTACTCCTTACAGCTTTGACAGAAAACACGAAAAAGGTGAGACAGAgtagcaaataaacaaaactgccctcagagtaaaatgaaatatgacaCGGAATGAAACGAGGCCCACTCACTGGGCAGCAATCTTGATGAACTTCTTAAGAAGTTGCACCCGCTTGCTGAGCTGAGAACACAGACACATCTCTGAGATCACCCAAAACTGAATTTCATTAAACCTCCTCAGGAACAGATCCAGGTTCACTGTGGTTTTCTTGACATTTTGCCTCCCAAACGTGTGGTGGATGAGTTCAAGCTGAAAgatacagaagaaaaacaaaactgatctTCTTGTGAATTAAAAAGTAGATCACCAGAATGAAAGCAAACCAATAAAACTTTTATCCATGAAACAGGTCCACAGTTACATGTAATTGTCAACCTTATGGATGGCAGACATACAGTGAGTCATACAGTGAATCAATTATACCTCatgaacacagtggaaaagcTCCCAGTCATAGGAGGTCATGTGGTAAGCCACATCCTTAGAGCTCATCAACTCAAAGCTGGCCAGTGACCCTGTGGAGGGACCCTCCTGCTCTGGTAAAGGGGTCTAGAAAACAGGAAAGACACTGTATTTTATATCTGATAATCATATCAGGaatgaacaaaacacatgataaagtcaacagaaacataaatgttCATGGACCAAAATATAGCAAATGTTAAACCGAAGCAGTTGGTCTGGTCTGCTTATGTATGTAGAATAAATATTACAATTGAACTTCACAGAAATACTTGAAAAACTGTTCACTTTCACTGGTTTGCTTAAAAGGTAGGTGGTTGCTAAAGGCCTGGAAGACTTCACAAATTTATatgatctgaaaaaaaagtgtcaggaGCAACAGATTTCAGTGATTTATAGATTTACAGGTGTGGGGCTTCAGTAAATGTACTCGTGAATCAGAGTCTTTATGATGAGAGTGTCATGtgcagcgtgtgtgttttctgagagGCATTAACACACCAAAGAATCCAACTGGTCCCTTCGGCAGGCAAACAGCCGTCCATTTATGCTGAGAGTGGAGAAGACTGAAATGTCGTTGGGCTTGAAGATCACTTTCtctgtaaaattaaaacatatAATCATGAGAGCAGCAAGAGAGCAGCTTCTGctctgcttttgtttagttGACACTGACAAGGCAAGAGCAGGTCATGTGTGGACAAATAAGAACTGCATTAGAGCTCTCTGGCAGAGACAACGAAACATCACTACAGTGAGGAGCAGCCAGCAGCACCAACAGCCTCATGCTgaatgttaaaagaaaaactgagctCAGGTTTTTCTTAAGCCGCTTTAAAAGCCATTCTTCAGCACCTACTGTCACAGCCATTCACAGTCAGCAAAGTCACTGCAAAAGGCAGCTCATTTCTCACTTAATCAGCCAGGGATGATTTAGTATAACACCCTGCTTTAGCTCTCCGTTGTGGCTAACACGTAGCTGCCATTTCTCTCACCTCCTGCCGAACTGAGGCTGACCAGGAGCAGGTCCTCCGCTGACCCCAGCTTGTCGGCCACTGCACCGATGACCTCCCTGACCGAGGTGGCAACAGGGACCCTGATTGTGGTGTAGGTATGGTCACAGCAGTAGACTTTGAACAGAACTGAAGAcataaagaagagaaaatatgGGATTGTCGACAAGGGGGAATGAAGGAGCAGTAAAACGACACTGTTTGAACTAATGCACTGGGTTGTAAACTAGGAGTCACAAGATAAATGTGAGGGATCCTGGGGTGATTCATAAgacagggaagaagaaaaaaaaacaaatcatatttatataaaatgtgtttcttcCCATTGTTTCCTAAATCAAACAATACACATTAACAGAAATAACCACGTGTCTGATGTGAAAgcaaaaaaaggtaaaaataacaATGACTCATTTCCTCTTACTCACAAAGAATACACACATCAAATCTTTCTGCCAACAGAACTGTCTTTGTACCTTCGCGTGGTAATCAGCACAAGGCCTGAGCGACCAGTTTTCAAATATATAAATCACTAATGTGTCAAGCAGTACACATTAATTCAGTTTGTCATCTGGAGCCGATTAGAAGGACAAATGGAAAAGCAAAAAACGCTCAATCCATacgtctgagtctctgagtcaaGGAATACAGTTCGAGCTGAAAATATCCGCAGTCACATATCCTGTCCACTACATAGCAGTggtattttctgctgctgctttgacatGAGTAACAACACCACCCACGCTGAGGTAAAGACAACGTTAGAAAGAAACATTTCCAATAGTGAATCTAATGTAACAGTGACGCACAATAGCCCTGTGTAGCAACATCACATTTACTGTTGTGTGCACCTTGTATCTTATACTGAACCACGTGGAGACATGACCTTTACTCACTTTCATCAATGCTCTTAATGGGCTGACGTTTCTGAGGCTTCTCATCTCCCATACTGAACTGCCGCAGTAGGATTTTGTGCTGCGACAAAGTTTCAGTTGTTAGTTGAGTTTAGGTTCACAAGCATGCATAACAAACTAGAATCTGTACGTGATCTTTAGTCTCAAAGTAGAGAAGTCAGTGTCATACCTTTTTCTGTGAAACCCTGGCATCTTCAATGCTACAACATTAAATGTAAACAGTTACATAGTACAAATTATCTACCAATATAATGTGGACGGAAAATAGTCACAGTAATTCAGGATACAAAGGGATCAAACACCCCCCACTAACTTACATTCGCTTTACAGTTCTCTCCAGCTCTGTCACCTGATCCCTGAGGGCTTGAATCGTTTTGGCATCATTAGATACCGCCATGAGAAACTCCTGCAAAACACAATTACAGAAGTTTCAGAAGAAgtaataaaagaacaaaaagtaACACTAATTTTCTGCAGTGGATTGATGGAAAATtccacagaaacattttgtCTCTCTAACATGGATCACAATGGATATAAgcatttatctttgtttttttcttctttgctcaaGTGTGTAACTGAACGTCAAGACTGGTTGATTGCAGTATTACCTTTATTATTGTCTAGCAAATCTCTGACTGACCCATCTTCAAAATATTCAGTATAAATGACTAATTAATATATCAGGCACCATATATACATTCAGGAGCCCAAAAGTATAAACTAGATTTACAAtagtaaaacatttaataaacatgtaaacattaaATAATTGCAAGTCTTCTATTATATTCTGAGTGTCCAAACCAAAGCACAGAGAAGCCCACGTCTATAATAGCTGCACCTGTggttctgctttttattttcatgagaTAAATCTGTTTTATACCCCGGTTACGGAGAATTCTTGATTCTGATTGGCTTACAGGTGTCCATTTATTTCTAGTAACTGactaaaaaagataaaaagacaCATCTGACGCAAGTGTTCCTTCGCTGCTGTAAAGTATGGTGTCATAATAAACTCTAGATAAAAGACAAGTCTGGACAAGTCAATTTGAATATTCAGATTCACTTCAGATTGACACAAACCACACTTTTTGAGTTTGCTGGTTCTCTACCTCCAAATCAAATGCTTTAGTatacttgtttattttttttaacaaataaattaaactaACTTCAATTTCAACATGGGTTTGTCTTctgacttgtgtgttttttctttttgcttatAAATATTTGTTAGCAAAATCTCTTCCACATTAAAGAACAGCAGTAACAGTTCATCATGTTTACAGGCATGTTGATGgatttatttacagtttcatCCCAGAATCGCCATTTTGATCCTTATCTTGTAGCCTCATGATATGTGTTAGTTTTTCCATTAAGAAGACTTCTGCATAGTCATTGGTCCATTGGGGTCTTCCTTCCTCAGTTCCTTctaatgagctttttttttttaacttgctaCTGATAGTATGTTGATtcttattacattttattcagAGAGATAACAGAGATAAAGCACATTCCTTGTGCGTTGCTACACAACAATATGTGACAGAAAatctaaaacacaaaaagatttCAATAGAAACACTGATTTACCTTCAAGTGATGATCAAACTGTATTGCTATTGCTATTGTTGTGTACGGTGGTTATATAGCACTCATATCTATAGGCTGACCTCTAGAAAGGCCACCGAGAcgtcctcctcctgcaggtgaTCTCCGTGTACAGCTGCCCACTGCATCACCAGACGGATCACCCTGCGCTTGTTGTTAAGTGTGTAATCCAGCTTCTCTTGTTCAGAGCCCTGCAAGGCCTGGGCATGGTAGGTTCACAGGAGTTAAAGAGCAAAACGATGTAATTACAGCAAAGCAGACCGTTCTTTTGTTTCCAGTTCCACAGGACCAGAAAAGAACATTACATAACACAGAGTTGAAAGGATATTGGGCCATCAACACCGGACATAGTTGACTGTTTGGAATGAAGACACAGTGCATGAGCACAAAGTCATCTAAGGCTGAgtctgtgacaaaaaaagaaagagacactCATGTCAAACACCTGTGATGCCAGAGTAAGAGCAGATAAAAGAGTGTCCAGAGCCATCGGGCCTTCATCCACAtggccctctctctgtcacctctGCAGGCAAATGAAAACCATATGTATCCACACAAGCGAGAGTAATTAGATCAGCTCTGTGATGTGTGGCTAATTGTAGATGAGAACAAACAGgtcagtgcagagcagcaggcggaggacagaggagagagacgctgaggcagagagagtaGAGGAGAGAATAAATATACTGCATGGAAGAAAACCCTTCATAGTAAATGACCACCATATTGATAGATTATATTAGATGGCACTAATCTGCCATACTGAATGTTTTACGCTGAGCAGTACCTGACTCTGTGAATTGAGAATCCAATCGCATCATTTCAAGGAGGTGCTCCAAAATCTTCTCCGGCGTCCCCGACATTACTTTGTATCTGGAGCAGCACAGAATAGAACACACCCTTCACTAATCAAGAAACACTGGCTCTTAATACTTAATGACACGGCTAGGGTCCTCGACAGATTTGTGTTACTTGAACGTGTGTCTGTGATTGCTTCATTTGACAACAGTCCTATTTACAATCACAGAGTTCTTGGCCAGCTGAAGATTAAGGGGAGTCTGGGCTAAGAGCTGTCAGagaagccaaacacacacacacacaaaaaaaatgtaggggCATCTTCTCTCTGAAGGAGAATCAACACAATCCAGCCTTGGTTGTTTTCATTACTCGATAGCGGCATCAGAAGAGGGAGCTACACAAGCAACGTTGTGTCTTCCCCACTCATGGGGGAGAACACAGTCTTGACACTCTCATGTCTGAGGAGCGGAGCTGATTAGAGGGCGACCCTGAACTAGTAATTGTGACTTGCCAGGCCTTCCTTTTCCCCTAAGAGCTAGGCCATCATTACCATTAATGTGTCTCTCTATATTACAGCGACTGCGGTGCAGTGACAGATGCCTCTATTAAGATAACACTCGTTGGCTGCAGTACACAGGATTGCTCTGCGCTTGTGCTGCCTGTACGATCaggaaacattttcatttgctgGTCACACTGACTGATGGAGTTCAATATTCTCCAGGAACTTCCAGTGATTATAAGGACAAGGCTGGTGAGattctagtttttttttcttactgtccaCAAACAACCAA
This window harbors:
- the rapgef4a gene encoding rap guanine nucleotide exchange factor 4 isoform X2; the protein is MAGLLAPPYGVMESGCSADRMPDKENISNNCLSVSKHQNKKSFIESPAKPHPKCISQVPSEKILHAGKILRNAILSRAPHMIRDRKYHLKTYRQCCVGTELVDWQMQQSSCVHSRIQAVGMWQVLLEEGVLNHVDQELSFQDKYLFYRFLDDEQEDAPLPSEEERQESQEELQDTLLLLSQIGPDAHMRMILRKHPSERTADDLEIIYEELLHIKALSHLSTTVKRELAGVLIFESHAKAGTVLFNQGEEGTSWYIILKGSVNVVIYGKGVVCTLHEGDDFGKLALVNDAPRAASIVLREDNCHFLRVDKEDFNRILRDVEANTVRLKEHGQDVLVLEKSLSSSRTSIQGASSSHYKYKVMSGTPEKILEHLLEMMRLDSQFTESDSALDDFVLMHCVFIPNSQLCPVLMAHYHAQALQGSEQEKLDYTLNNKRRVIRLVMQWAAVHGDHLQEEDVSVAFLEEFLMAVSNDAKTIQALRDQVTELERTVKRIIEDARVSQKKHKILLRQFSMGDEKPQKRQPIKSIDEILFKVYCCDHTYTTIRVPVATSVREVIGAVADKLGSAEDLLLVSLSSAGEKVIFKPNDISVFSTLSINGRLFACRRDQLDSLTPLPEQEGPSTGSLASFELMSSKDVAYHMTSYDWELFHCVHELELIHHTFGRQNVKKTTVNLDLFLRRFNEIQFWVISEMCLCSQLSKRVQLLKKFIKIAAHCKEYRNLNTFFAIIMGLSNPAVSRLSQTWEKLPSKFKKFYSEFENLMDPSRNHRAYRLTVSKLEPPIIPFMPLLIKDMTFTHEGNKTFIDNLVNFEKMRMIANTVKIVRYCRSQPFSPDSPLASKNHPEVWTYVRQLNVIDNQRTLTQLSHGLEPRRS
- the rapgef4a gene encoding rap guanine nucleotide exchange factor 4 isoform X1, with translation MVAAHTSSHSSESAEWIICLDKRPAERSGEDVDIILARLKNVKAFERFHPRLLQQICLCGFYECLEKGITLYRQGDIGTSWYAVLSGSLDVKVSETSSYQDAVTICTLGTGTAFGESILDNTPRHATIVTRELSELLRIEQREFRTLWEKYHQCMAGLLAPPYGVMESGCSADRMPDKENISNNCLSVSKHQNKKSFIESPAKPHPKCISQVPSEKILHAGKILRNAILSRAPHMIRDRKYHLKTYRQCCVGTELVDWQMQQSSCVHSRIQAVGMWQVLLEEGVLNHVDQELSFQDKYLFYRFLDDEQEDAPLPSEEERQESQEELQDTLLLLSQIGPDAHMRMILRKHPSERTADDLEIIYEELLHIKALSHLSTTVKRELAGVLIFESHAKAGTVLFNQGEEGTSWYIILKGSVNVVIYGKGVVCTLHEGDDFGKLALVNDAPRAASIVLREDNCHFLRVDKEDFNRILRDVEANTVRLKEHGQDVLVLEKSLSSSRTSIQGASSSHYKYKVMSGTPEKILEHLLEMMRLDSQFTESDSALDDFVLMHCVFIPNSQLCPVLMAHYHAQALQGSEQEKLDYTLNNKRRVIRLVMQWAAVHGDHLQEEDVSVAFLEEFLMAVSNDAKTIQALRDQVTELERTVKRIIEDARVSQKKHKILLRQFSMGDEKPQKRQPIKSIDEILFKVYCCDHTYTTIRVPVATSVREVIGAVADKLGSAEDLLLVSLSSAGEKVIFKPNDISVFSTLSINGRLFACRRDQLDSLTPLPEQEGPSTGSLASFELMSSKDVAYHMTSYDWELFHCVHELELIHHTFGRQNVKKTTVNLDLFLRRFNEIQFWVISEMCLCSQLSKRVQLLKKFIKIAAHCKEYRNLNTFFAIIMGLSNPAVSRLSQTWEKLPSKFKKFYSEFENLMDPSRNHRAYRLTVSKLEPPIIPFMPLLIKDMTFTHEGNKTFIDNLVNFEKMRMIANTVKIVRYCRSQPFSPDSPLASKNHPEVWTYVRQLNVIDNQRTLTQLSHGLEPRRS
- the rapgef4a gene encoding rap guanine nucleotide exchange factor 4 isoform X3, with the translated sequence MPDKENISNNCLSVSKHQNKKSFIESPAKPHPKCISQVPSEKILHAGKILRNAILSRAPHMIRDRKYHLKTYRQCCVGTELVDWQMQQSSCVHSRIQAVGMWQVLLEEGVLNHVDQELSFQDKYLFYRFLDDEQEDAPLPSEEERQESQEELQDTLLLLSQIGPDAHMRMILRKHPSERTADDLEIIYEELLHIKALSHLSTTVKRELAGVLIFESHAKAGTVLFNQGEEGTSWYIILKGSVNVVIYGKGVVCTLHEGDDFGKLALVNDAPRAASIVLREDNCHFLRVDKEDFNRILRDVEANTVRLKEHGQDVLVLEKSLSSSRTSIQGASSSHYKYKVMSGTPEKILEHLLEMMRLDSQFTESDSALDDFVLMHCVFIPNSQLCPVLMAHYHAQALQGSEQEKLDYTLNNKRRVIRLVMQWAAVHGDHLQEEDVSVAFLEEFLMAVSNDAKTIQALRDQVTELERTVKRIIEDARVSQKKHKILLRQFSMGDEKPQKRQPIKSIDEILFKVYCCDHTYTTIRVPVATSVREVIGAVADKLGSAEDLLLVSLSSAGEKVIFKPNDISVFSTLSINGRLFACRRDQLDSLTPLPEQEGPSTGSLASFELMSSKDVAYHMTSYDWELFHCVHELELIHHTFGRQNVKKTTVNLDLFLRRFNEIQFWVISEMCLCSQLSKRVQLLKKFIKIAAHCKEYRNLNTFFAIIMGLSNPAVSRLSQTWEKLPSKFKKFYSEFENLMDPSRNHRAYRLTVSKLEPPIIPFMPLLIKDMTFTHEGNKTFIDNLVNFEKMRMIANTVKIVRYCRSQPFSPDSPLASKNHPEVWTYVRQLNVIDNQRTLTQLSHGLEPRRS